The following proteins are encoded in a genomic region of Synechococcus sp. CBW1002:
- a CDS encoding DUF2470 domain-containing protein, protein MAADPLTTAVSDRICKHMNEDHAEAVLSYARHYAGISGATEARLLAVNPDAMRLEVDGARVEVAFDHQLSDSEDAHRTLVAMLRALPKQDTNA, encoded by the coding sequence ATGGCCGCCGACCCCCTCACCACCGCCGTGAGCGATCGGATCTGCAAGCACATGAACGAAGACCATGCCGAAGCGGTGCTGTCCTATGCCCGGCACTACGCCGGTATCAGCGGAGCGACCGAGGCCCGCCTGCTGGCGGTGAACCCCGATGCGATGCGGCTGGAGGTGGACGGAGCCAGGGTGGAGGTGGCCTTTGATCACCAGCTCAGCGACAGCGAGGATGCCCATCGCACCCTGGTGGCGATGCTGCGGGCGCTGCCGAAGCAGGACACCAACGCCTGA
- a CDS encoding FGGY-family carbohydrate kinase: MDLGSSGLRIALIDGTGQRQADESCAYPAPFPDPGGWRSGLIALVDRLPRPWRQRIGAIAVDGTSGTLLLCHPDGEPPAGQLGQALPYHQACPDKAVESATLAADCTAAASPSGSLARALRLLDQAAAAGYGPADLWLRHQADWLMGWLLNDWRWGEEGNNLRLGWHLPDSATGDGHWAGAIHQQAWTPALPQIRPSGTRLGPLAPAAAAALDLPASCLVIAGSTDSNAGVLAADPAPDDGITVLGTTLVLKQFSAVPVRAPGVSCHRLGGRWLVGGASNAGAGILRRFFDDATIAALSRQIDPGRPSGLNLLPLPGTGERFPVDDPELRPRLDPRPVSDALYLQALLEGLTAIEQAGWQRLETLGLPPVRRVITLGGGARNPQWRALRQQRLGRTVLNRPALSAALGMARLARQGLRLGPSPTDAP; this comes from the coding sequence GTGGACCTGGGCAGCAGCGGCCTACGGATTGCCCTGATCGATGGGACCGGCCAGCGACAGGCCGACGAATCCTGCGCCTACCCCGCTCCGTTCCCGGATCCCGGCGGCTGGCGCAGCGGACTGATCGCGCTGGTGGATCGGCTGCCACGGCCATGGCGCCAGCGGATCGGCGCGATTGCCGTGGACGGCACCTCCGGCACGCTGCTGCTCTGCCATCCCGATGGTGAGCCGCCAGCAGGCCAGCTGGGCCAGGCGCTGCCGTACCACCAGGCCTGTCCAGACAAAGCTGTCGAATCAGCCACCCTGGCCGCAGACTGCACCGCCGCAGCGAGTCCCAGCGGCAGCCTGGCCCGGGCCCTGCGCCTGCTGGATCAAGCGGCAGCAGCGGGCTACGGGCCTGCGGATCTTTGGCTGCGTCATCAGGCCGACTGGCTGATGGGCTGGCTGCTGAACGACTGGCGCTGGGGCGAGGAAGGCAACAACCTCCGCCTCGGCTGGCACTTGCCAGACTCGGCGACAGGAGACGGGCACTGGGCCGGAGCGATCCACCAGCAGGCCTGGACCCCTGCCCTGCCTCAGATCCGGCCCAGTGGCACCCGCCTGGGCCCGTTGGCGCCGGCCGCAGCGGCAGCCCTCGATCTGCCCGCCAGCTGCCTCGTGATCGCCGGCAGCACCGACAGCAACGCCGGGGTGCTCGCCGCCGACCCAGCCCCGGACGACGGCATCACGGTGCTGGGCACCACCTTGGTGTTGAAACAGTTCAGTGCCGTGCCGGTCCGGGCGCCTGGGGTGAGCTGCCACCGGCTGGGGGGGCGTTGGCTGGTGGGGGGAGCCTCCAATGCGGGCGCGGGCATCCTGCGCCGCTTCTTCGACGACGCCACGATCGCGGCCCTCAGCCGGCAGATCGATCCAGGGCGGCCCAGCGGCCTCAACCTGCTGCCCCTGCCCGGGACGGGCGAACGGTTTCCCGTGGACGATCCGGAGCTCAGGCCTCGGCTCGATCCCCGCCCTGTGAGCGATGCGCTCTACCTGCAGGCCCTGCTGGAGGGGCTCACGGCGATTGAGCAGGCCGGCTGGCAACGGCTGGAAACCCTCGGCCTGCCTCCGGTGCGGCGGGTGATCACGCTGGGGGGAGGGGCCCGCAATCCTCAGTGGCGTGCCCTGCGCCAGCAACGGCTGGGCCGAACCGTGCTGAACCGGCCAGCGCTGTCGGCCGCCCTCGGCATGGCGCGCCTGGCCCGGCAGGGTCTGAGACTGGGCCCGTCCCCCACTGATGCCCCATGA
- the metK gene encoding methionine adenosyltransferase: protein MSRYVFTSESVTEGHPDKICDQVSDAVLDALLAQDPASRVACETVVNTGLCLITGEVTTTARVDFNTLVRGVIQEIGYEGARAGGFDANSCAVLVALDQQSPDIAQGVNEADDHDGDPLDLVGAGDQGIMFGYACDETPELMPLPISLAHRLARRLAEVRHDGTIGYLLPDGKTQVSVVYENNQPVAIDTVLISTQHTAEIDGISEENTLRERIAADLWDHVVLPATAGLTLQPRKEATDDGPATRFLVNPTGKFVVGGPQGDAGLTGRKIIVDTYGGYARHGGGAFSGKDPTKVDRSAAYAARYVAKALVAAGLAKKVEVQLSYAIGVARPVSILVESFGTGRISDENLTALVQEHFDLRPGAIIETFRLRELPAQRGGRFYQDVAAYGHFGRTDLNLPWEDVAAIATTIQQATRDLVAAAA from the coding sequence ATGAGCCGTTACGTCTTTACCTCTGAATCGGTCACCGAGGGGCATCCCGACAAGATCTGCGATCAGGTGAGCGATGCGGTACTCGACGCGTTACTGGCCCAGGACCCCGCCTCACGGGTGGCCTGCGAAACGGTGGTGAACACCGGCCTCTGCCTGATCACCGGTGAAGTGACCACCACCGCCCGGGTGGACTTCAACACCCTGGTCCGCGGTGTGATCCAGGAGATCGGCTACGAGGGCGCCCGCGCCGGCGGCTTCGATGCCAACAGCTGCGCCGTGCTGGTGGCCCTTGATCAGCAGTCGCCCGATATTGCCCAGGGAGTGAACGAAGCCGATGACCACGACGGTGATCCGCTGGATCTGGTGGGTGCCGGCGATCAGGGCATCATGTTCGGCTACGCCTGTGACGAAACCCCGGAGCTGATGCCGCTGCCGATCAGCCTGGCCCACCGGCTGGCGCGGCGCCTGGCGGAGGTGCGCCACGATGGCACCATCGGCTACCTGCTGCCCGACGGCAAAACCCAGGTCAGCGTGGTGTATGAAAACAATCAGCCGGTGGCCATCGACACCGTGCTGATCTCCACCCAGCACACCGCCGAGATCGACGGCATCAGCGAGGAGAACACCCTGCGCGAGCGTATTGCCGCTGATCTCTGGGATCACGTGGTGCTTCCCGCCACCGCCGGCCTGACACTCCAGCCCCGCAAGGAAGCGACCGACGACGGTCCAGCCACCCGCTTCCTGGTCAATCCCACCGGCAAGTTCGTGGTGGGCGGCCCCCAGGGTGATGCGGGCCTCACCGGCCGCAAGATCATCGTGGACACCTACGGCGGTTATGCCCGCCACGGCGGTGGTGCCTTCTCCGGCAAGGACCCCACCAAGGTGGACCGATCCGCCGCCTATGCGGCCCGCTACGTGGCCAAAGCCCTGGTGGCCGCCGGTCTGGCGAAGAAGGTGGAAGTGCAGCTCAGCTACGCCATCGGCGTGGCCCGCCCCGTGAGCATCCTGGTGGAGAGCTTCGGGACCGGCCGCATCAGCGACGAGAACCTCACGGCGCTGGTGCAGGAACACTTTGATCTGCGCCCCGGCGCCATCATCGAAACCTTCCGATTGCGGGAGCTGCCCGCTCAGCGGGGTGGCCGCTTCTACCAGGATGTGGCCGCCTACGGCCACTTCGGCCGCACGGATCTCAACCTTCCCTGGGAAGACGTGGCCGCGATTGCCACCACGATCCAGCAGGCCACCCGGGATCTGGTGGCGGCGGCCGCCTGA
- a CDS encoding HAD family hydrolase, with protein sequence MAHLTLRGQPLGRFAAVLFDKDGTLSHSEPLLITLAEARVFHAVQRLNAVHPERVHDGSSTELETLLRRAYGLDQHGVHPAGTTAVASREHNLISTATALAQVGVGWPEALALAHAVFSDTDGLHGEGAAAALPTDGLMELLTALSGAGLRCGVISNDGTAGIHHFLHHNGLSGFFSASWSADHQPCKPDPGAVHGLCDLLRVKPAECLLIGDANSDLRMALAAGLPTALGYTAGWQRRPPLDPLFPQLQHWSELAVMGTDGASVVSSAISGCSTAE encoded by the coding sequence ATGGCCCACCTGACGCTGCGCGGCCAGCCCCTCGGCCGCTTCGCGGCGGTGCTGTTCGACAAGGACGGCACCCTCAGCCACAGTGAACCGCTGTTGATCACCCTGGCCGAGGCCAGGGTTTTTCATGCGGTGCAGCGCCTGAACGCCGTCCATCCGGAGCGGGTCCACGATGGCAGCAGCACCGAACTGGAGACCCTGCTGCGCCGGGCCTACGGACTCGATCAACACGGTGTGCATCCGGCCGGCACCACGGCCGTGGCTTCGCGCGAACACAATCTGATCTCCACCGCCACCGCCCTGGCCCAGGTGGGGGTCGGCTGGCCCGAGGCGTTGGCGCTGGCGCATGCCGTGTTCAGCGACACCGATGGGCTGCATGGGGAGGGTGCCGCCGCTGCGCTCCCCACCGACGGACTGATGGAGCTGCTGACGGCGCTCTCTGGCGCCGGCCTGCGTTGCGGTGTGATCAGCAATGACGGAACCGCCGGTATCCACCATTTCCTGCATCACAACGGGCTGAGCGGCTTCTTTTCGGCCAGCTGGAGCGCCGATCACCAGCCCTGCAAACCGGATCCTGGTGCGGTGCATGGGCTGTGCGACCTGTTGCGGGTGAAGCCTGCCGAGTGCCTGCTGATCGGAGACGCCAACAGTGATCTGCGCATGGCTCTGGCGGCAGGGCTCCCCACCGCCCTTGGGTACACCGCCGGCTGGCAACGACGACCACCACTGGACCCCCTGTTTCCCCAGCTGCAGCACTGGTCTGAACTGGCCGTCATGGGGACGGACGGGGCGAGCGTTGTGAGCAGCGCGATTTCAGGCTGCAGCACTGCCGAATAA
- a CDS encoding 30S ribosomal protein S1 — MTVTPSEASALESTAEIAADVDQAFAADTELDLGIPEEVPSADDPSSRAVSRDLDGVGFTLDEFAALLSKYDYNFKPGDVVNGTVFAMEPKGAMIDIGAKTAAFMPLQEVSINRVEALSDVLEPGEVREFFILSEENEDGQLTLSIRRIEYQRAWERVRQLQKEDATIHSEVFATNRGGALVRVEGLRGFIPGSHISTRKAKEELVADFLPLKFLEVDEERNRLVLSHRRALVERKMNRLEVGEVVIGTVRGIKPYGAFIDIGGVSGLLHISEISHEHIETPHTVLNVNDQMKVMIIDLDAERGRISLSTKALEPEPGDMLTDPQKVFDKAEEMAARYKQMLLEQAEDNEPMGVTLD, encoded by the coding sequence GCAGACGTGGATCAGGCCTTCGCCGCCGACACCGAACTCGATCTGGGCATTCCGGAAGAGGTGCCCAGTGCCGATGACCCCAGCAGCCGTGCCGTGAGCCGCGACCTGGATGGCGTGGGCTTCACCCTGGATGAATTCGCAGCACTGCTCAGCAAATACGACTACAACTTCAAGCCCGGTGACGTGGTGAACGGCACCGTGTTCGCCATGGAGCCCAAGGGCGCCATGATCGACATCGGCGCCAAGACCGCTGCCTTCATGCCCCTGCAGGAGGTGTCGATCAACCGGGTCGAGGCGCTCAGCGATGTGCTCGAACCCGGGGAGGTGCGCGAATTCTTCATCCTCAGCGAGGAGAACGAAGACGGCCAGCTCACCCTCTCGATCCGTCGCATCGAGTACCAGCGTGCCTGGGAGCGGGTGCGGCAGCTGCAGAAGGAAGACGCCACGATTCACTCCGAGGTGTTCGCCACCAACCGCGGTGGTGCCCTGGTACGGGTCGAAGGTCTGCGCGGCTTCATCCCCGGCAGCCACATCAGCACCCGCAAGGCCAAAGAAGAGCTGGTGGCCGACTTCCTCCCCCTCAAGTTCCTGGAGGTGGACGAGGAGCGCAACCGCCTGGTGCTCAGCCATCGCCGCGCCCTGGTGGAGCGCAAGATGAATCGCCTCGAGGTTGGCGAAGTGGTGATCGGCACCGTGCGTGGCATCAAGCCCTACGGCGCTTTCATCGACATCGGTGGCGTCAGCGGCCTGCTGCACATCTCCGAGATCAGCCACGAGCACATTGAGACGCCTCACACGGTGCTGAATGTGAACGACCAGATGAAGGTGATGATCATCGACCTCGACGCCGAGCGTGGGCGGATCTCCCTGTCCACCAAAGCCCTCGAGCCCGAACCCGGCGACATGCTCACCGACCCCCAGAAGGTGTTCGACAAGGCCGAGGAAATGGCGGCCCGCTACAAGCAGATGCTCCTCGAGCAGGCTGAAGACAACGAGCCCATGGGCGTCACCCTCGACTGA